A portion of the Ficedula albicollis isolate OC2 chromosome 4, FicAlb1.5, whole genome shotgun sequence genome contains these proteins:
- the PCM1 gene encoding pericentriolar material 1 protein, whose product MATGGGPFEEHMNDQDLPSWSNESLDDRLNNTDWGGQQKKANRSSEKNKKKLSGEGETRLTNDISPESSPGMERRKTRTSHSFPHARYMTQMSVPEQAELERLKQRINFSDLDQRSIGSDSQGRATAANNKRQLNENKKPFNFLSLQINTNKSKDPASGSQKKESGVSAQCKELFGAALSKDFLQNCQVSAQEDAVGEQAMDSSQIVSRLVQIRDYIAKASSMRDDLVEKNERSANVERLSHLIDDLKEQEKSYLKFLQKMLARDPQHEAKEELENLKKQHDLLKRMLQQQEQLKALQGRQAALLALQHKAEQAIAVLDDSVVTETTGSVSGVSLTSELNEELNDLIQRFHNQLHDSQTQSVPDNRRQAESLSLTREISQSRNSSMSEQQSDEKAQLFNKMRILQGKKQKMDKLLGELHTLRDQHLNNSSFFPASGSPQRSVDQRSTTSAASGPVGIVTVVNGESNSLASAPYPPDSLVSQNESEEDENLNPTEKLQKLNEVRKRLNELRELVHYYEQTSDMMTDAVNENTKEEEETEESESDSEHEDPQPATNIRNPQGISSWSEINSNSNVQCGTNNRDGRHLNTDCEINNRSAANIRTLKMSSALDCHNRENDKHLDLPQGEDDEVEEDQVSEDSISSHRSSLGDVAGDAEFEQKINRLIAAKQKLRQLQNLAAMVQDDDPEPQGTIANGSNIGDLLGGMEETKQQPNNVRASSNKLKKDVRLNEKAREKFYEAKLQQQQRELKQLQEERRKLIEIQEKIQVLQKACPDLQLSADLGNCPANRQTSQVTSTPAMNECNTAGKPLFECGESVPVGNELWSEMRRHEILREELRQRRKQLEALMAEDQRRRELAETISTVAASVRSEGSEARCTPQQSRTEKTMATWGGSTQCALEEENGDEDGYLSDGVGQAEEEEEDASSLNDSFSVYPNNNIPENAYFVKGNKDRWRNCRPLSADGNYRPVSKARQQQNISMRRQENFRWMSELSYVEEKERWQEQINQLKRQHEFSVSICQTLMQDQQTLSCLLQTLLTGPYGMMSNNVASSQIHLIMHQLNQCYTQLTWQQNNVQRLKQMLSDLMQQQEQQCQEKPSRKERGSSAPPPPSPVFCPFNFSPQPVNLFSVPGFTNFSSFSPGINYNPVFPSGFGDFAHNVSPRSSEQQEQQHPLDHNTSGKTEYMAFPKPFESSSPNGAEKQRRHRQPEEEMENRSTWLDDSQEMKKDDQSQLNAGFAVSVQNVASGHKNQCDTNRRRELDEESLESFSSMPDPIDPTTVTKTFRSRKASAQASLASKDKTPRSKNKRKSSSQLKGRTKNTGYESASASSVCEPCKNNKSRHSDDVVHAKVFSKRNQEQLEKIIKYSRSTEMSSAHARRILQQSNRNACIEAPETGSDLSMFEALRDTIYSEVATLISQNESRPHFLIELFHELQLLNTDYLRQRALYALQDIVTRHLAEKNEKGKCAKSLNSATWVASNSELTPSESLASTDDETFGKNVTEACQDCEQPDADNGSTMSTSSNFEPFATDDLGNTVIHLDKALSWMREYERMKVEAESTLDSEGCSSNFQGASTAKLEGPGTGECQSVPQSGDVSEVPCPRIDTQQLDRQIKAIMKEVIPFLKEHMDEVCSSQLLTSVRRMVLTLTQQNDESKEFVKFFHKQLGSILQDSLAKFAGRKLKDCGEDLLVEISEVLFNELAFFKLMQDLDNNSISVKQRCKRKTETTEGMQSFAKEAKKGLQVDVCSSVEDVDEDKDKDETETAKQVPDSEVCAGNRVPESIRSDASDQEEDEESERVPVAISLSKAETQALTNYGSGEDENEDEEIEFEEGPVDVQTSLQASSETTENEQTSNQELCKAKSSEILSSEQESLNVKGEQDVAAVVPHYLSVMENTPALTVNTPESFITATVKTEGSSSSLAVNETQTQDTTCAENKSGASSESSMAGSPDTESPVLVNEYEPGSGNVSQKSDEDDFVKVEDLPLKLAVYSEADLMKKIETEAQTKSLSDELLGGGGAQDQELAGDGQTLKEPESFGAQNA is encoded by the exons ATGGCAACAGGAGGTGGCCCCTTTGAAGAACACATGAATGATCAGGACTTGCCCAGCTGGAGCAATGAGAGCCTTGACGACCGGCTGAACAACACG GACTGGGGAGGtcaacagaagaaagcaaacagatcttcagaaaaaaacaagaaaaagcttAGTGGTGAAGGTGAAACAAGACTTACTAATGACATATCTCCAGAATCTTCACCTGGAATGGAACGACGGAAGACCAGAACTTCTCATAGCTTTCCTCATGCTCGATACATGACTCAGATGTCTGTTCCAGAGCAGGCTGAACTAGAAAGGCTTAAACAAAGAATAAACTTCAGTGATCTGGATCAG AGAAGCATTGGAAGTGATTCTCAAGGCCGGGCAACGGCTGCTAATAACAAACGTCAacttaatgaaaacaaaaaaccattCAACTTCCTGTCACTGCAGATTAACACTAACAAAAGCAAAGATCCTGCCTCAGGTTCCCAAAAGAAGGAAAGTGGGGTATCAGCACAATGTAAAGAGTTGTTTGGAGCTGCTCTAAGCAAAGATTTCTTGCAAAATTGTCAAGTGTCTGCTCAAGAAGATGCAGTGGGAGAACAAGCGATGGATAGCAGCCAG ATTGTGAGCAGACTAGTTCAGATTCGCGACTATATTGCTAAGGCCAGCTCCATGCGGGATGATCTtgtagagaaaaatgaaagatcGGCCAATGTTGAGCGTTTATCACACCTTATAGATGACCTTaaagagcaggagaaatccTATCTGAAATTTTTGCAAAAGATGCTT GCCAGAGATCCTCAGCATGAAGCTAAAGAGGAGTTGGAGAACTTGAAGAAACAGCATGATTTATTGAAAAGGATGCTACAACAGCAGGAGCAATTAAAAGCTCTTCAAGGAAGACAGGCAGCTCTTCTTGCTTTGCAGCATAAGGCAGAGCAAGCCATTGCTGTCCTGGATGATTCTG TTGTTACAGAAACTACAGGTAGTGTTTCGGGAGTAAGTCTTACATCAGAACTGAATGAAGAATTGAATGACTTAATTCAACGCTTCCACAACCAACTTCATGATTCTCAG ACACAGTCTGTGCCTGACAACAGAAGGCAAGCAGAAAGCCTTTCACTTACCAGAGAGATTTCACAAAGCAGAAACTCTTCAATGTCTGAACAACAGTCAGATGAGAAGGCACAGCTTTTTAACAAGATGCGAATATTGCAGggtaaaaagcaaaaaatggaCAAACTATTAGGAGAGCTTCATACACTTCGTGACCAGCATCTAAATAACTCTTCCT tttttcCTGCTTCAGGTTCTCCTCAAAGGAGTGTTGATCAAAGAAGTACAACTTCAGCTGCTTCTGGTCCTGTAGGCATAGTAACTGTTGTCAACGGTGAATCAAATAGTCTGGCATCTGCTCCCTATCCTCCTGATTCCCTGGTTTCTCAAAATGAGAGTGAAGAGGATGAGAATCTAAATCCAACAGAAAAACTTCA gAAGCTAAATGAGGTTCGTAAGAGGCTGAATGAGTTACGTGAGTTAGTTCACTACTATGAGCAGACATCTGATATGATGACAGATGCTGTGAATGAAAACActaaggaggaggaagaaacagaagaatcaGAAAGTGATTCTGAACATGAGGATCCACAGCCTGCTACAAATATTAG GAACCCTCAAGGAATCAGTAGTTGGAGTGAAATAAATAGCAACTCAAATGTACAATGTGGAACTAATAATAGAGATGGAAGACATCTTAATACAGACTGTGAAATTAACAACCGATCTGCTGCTAATATAAGGACTCTAAAAATGTCTTCTGCTTTAG ATTGTCATAATAGGGAGAATGACAAACACCTCGACCTACCCCAAGGTGAAGATGATGAAGTGGAAGAAGATCAAGTTAGTGAAGATTCCATATCTAGTCACAGAAGCAGCCTGGGTGATGTTGCTGGAGATGCTGAGTTTGAGCAGAAGATCAATAGGCTTATAGCTGCAAAGCAGAAGCTTAGACAGTTACAAAACCTTGCTGCTATGGTGCAG GATGATGATCCAGAACCTCAAGGAACAATTGCAAATGGGTCTAATATTGGTGACTTGTTGGGCGGGATGGAAGAGACAAAGCAACAACCAAATAATGTCCGAGCAAGTTCcaacaagttaaaaaaagatGTGCGACTAAATGAAAAAGCAAG AGAGAAGTTCTATGAAGCTaaacttcagcagcagcaacgGGAGCTTAAGCAGTTacaagaagaaaggagaaaactgattgaaatccaggaaaaaattcaAGTGTTACAGAAAGCTTGTCCTGATCTTCAA ttGTCAGCTGACCTTGGTAACTGCCCAGCAAATAGACAGACTTCACAAGTAACATCCACTCCAGCCATGAATGAATGTAACACAGCTGGCAAGCCTTTATTTGAGTGTGGTGAATCTGTACCAGTAGGCAATGAG TTATGGTCTGAAATGAGAAGACACGAGATTTTAAGAGAAGAATTGCGACAGAGAAGAAAGCAACTTGAAGCTTTAATGGCTGAAGATCAGAGAAGGAGAGAGCTTGCAGAAACAATATCTACTGTTGCTGCATCTGTTAGAAGTGAAGGGTCAGAAGCTCGGTGTActccacagcagagcaggactgaaAA GACAATGGCTACCTGGGGAGGTTCTACCCAGTGTGCCCTAGAGGAGGAAAATGGAGATGAAGACGGTTATCTCTCTGATGGAGTTGGTCAggcagaagaagaggaagaagatgcATCAAGTTTGAATGACAGTTTCTCTGTTTATCCCAATAACAACATACCAGAAAATGCCTATTTTgttaaaggaaacaaagataG GTGGAGAAATTGCCGTCCCCTTTCAGCAGATGGAAATTACCGTCCAGTGTCTAAGGCCAGACAACAACAAAACATAAGTATGCGGCGTCAGGAAAATTTTCGGTGGATGTCTGAGCTTTCCTATGTGGAAGAAAAGGAACGATGGCAAGAGCAGATCAATCAGTTAAAGAGACAACATGAATTTAGTGTCAGCATTTGTCAAACTTTGATGCAGGATCAGCAG acCCTCTCTTGCCTTCTACAGACTTTGCTTACAGGCCCCTATGGTATGATGTCAAATAATGTAGCATCTTCCCAAATACATCTTATTATGCATCAATTAAACCAGTGTTACACTCAACTGACTTGGCAGCAGAATAACGTCCAAAG gCTGAAACAAATGTTAAGTGATCTTatgcagcagcaagagcaacAGTGTCAAGAGAAACCATCACGAAAGGAGAGAGGCAGTAGTGCACCACCACCTCCATCTCCTGTTTTCTGTCCCTTCAACTTCTCTCCACAACCTGTGAACCTCTTTAGTGTTCCAGGATTTactaatttttcttccttttctccag GTATTAACTATAATCCAGTGTTCCCGtctggttttggggattttgcaCATAATGTTTCACCAcgcagcagtgagcagcaggagcagcaacatCCTCTAGATCATAATACTTCTGGGAAAACTGAGTATATGGCATTCCCCAAACCCTTTGAAAGCAGTTCCCCTAATggagcagaaaaacaaag aagaCATAGACAACCtgaagaggaaatggaaaacagatCAACTTGGCTTGATGATAgccaagaaatgaaaaaagatgATCAGTCTCAGCTAAATGCAGGTTTTGCAGTTTCAGTACAAAACGTTGCTTCTGGTCATAAAAATCAGTGTGATACAAACAGGAGAAGAGAGTTGGATGAAGAGTCTTTGGAGAGTTTCAGTAGCATGCCTGATCCAATAGACCCAACTACTGTGACAAAGACATTTAGATCTAGAAAAGCATCAGCGCAAGCAAGCCTGGCATCCAAAGATAAAACGCCCAGATCAAAGAATAAGAGGAAGAGTTCTTCTCAGCTGAAAGGCAGAACTAAAAATACTG GTTATGAAAGTGCAAGTGCTTCTAGTGTGTGTGAACCCTGCAAGAACAATAAAAGCAGACACTCTGATGACGTGGTTCATGCAAAAGTGTTCAGCAAAAGGAATCAGGAGcaattggaaaaaataattaaatacagtAGATCTACAGAAATGTCTTCAG CGCATGCTAGGAGAATTCTGCAGCAGTCTAACAGAAATGCATGCATTGAAGCGCCAG aaactGGTAGTGATCTTTCTATGTTTGAAGCTTTGCGAGACACAATTTATTCTGAAGTGGCAACTCTTATTTCTCAAAATGAGTCTCGTCCCCACTTTCTTATTGAACTTTTCCATGAGCTTCAGCTGCTAAATACAGATTATCTGAGGCAAAGGGCCCTATATGCTTTACAG GATATAGTGACCAGACatttagcagagaaaaatgaaaaaggaaagtgtGCAAAATCACTTAATTCTGCAACATGGGTGGCATCAAATTCTGAACTCACTCCTAGTGAAAGCCTTGCCTCTACAGATGAT GAAACTTTTGGCAAGAATGTTACAGAAGCATGTCAAGATTGTGAACAACCTGATGCAGACAATGGGAGTACTATGTCTACTTCTTCAAATTTTGAACCCTTTGCCACTGATGACCTTG GCAACACAGTGATTCACTTAGATAAAGCTTTGTCTTGGATGAGGGAATATGAGCGTATGAAAGTTGAAGCTGAAAGTACGCTTGACTCTGAGGGCTGCTCTAGTAATTTTCAGGGTGCTTCTACTGCTAAATTAGAAG gTCCAGGTACTGGTGAATGTCAGTCTGTTCCACAGTCAGGTGATGTTTCTGAAGTTCCATGTCCTCGTATAGATACTCAGCAGCTTGACCGGCAGATTAAAGCAATTATGAAAGAGGTCATTCCTTTTCTGAAG GAACACATGGATGAAGTATGCTCTTCTCAATTACTGACATCAGTAAGACGTATGGTCTTGACTCTTACACAACAAAATGATGAAAGTAAAGAATTTGTGAAGTTCTTTCATAAACAGCTTGGCAGTATACTTCAG GATTCACTGGCAAAATTTGCTGGTAGAAAATTAAAAGATTGTGGGGAGGATCTTCTTGTGGAGATCTCTGAAGTTTTATTCAATGAATTAGCCTTTTTTAAACTCATGCAAGACTTGGACAATAACAGTATTTCTGTAAAGCAAAGATGTAAACGAAAAACAGAAACTACTGAAGGAATGCAGTCTTTTGCTAAAgag GCAAAAAAAGGTCTCCAGGTGGATGTTTGTTCTTCTGTTGAAGATGTCGATGAGGACAAA GACAAGGATGAGACTGAAACTGCTAAACAGGTACCGGACTCAGAAGTGTGTGCTGGTAACAGAGTGCCAGAAAGTATTAGATCTGATGCATCTGATcaagaggaagatgaagaaagtGAAAGAGTTCCAGTGGCAATAA GTTTATCAAAGGCAGAAACCCAAGCTCTGACTAACTATGGCAGTGGAGAAGACGAGaatgaagatgaagaaataGAATTTGAGGAAGGACCTGTTGATGTGCAGACATCACTACAAGCCAGCAGTGAAACAACTGAAAATGAACAG